A genome region from Pirellulales bacterium includes the following:
- a CDS encoding BlaI/MecI/CopY family transcriptional regulator → MTRPQAEVTDTELAILDVLWTHGPVEVRQIVAAIYGQHSAALHATVKSLLARLTDKGYVTCDRSRFAHQFSATVTRAEYVGQQLEKLAASHFNGALAPVLLALVEHTRLRRKDREAIRKIIDSIQD, encoded by the coding sequence ATGACGCGACCGCAAGCCGAAGTCACCGACACCGAACTGGCGATTCTCGACGTGCTCTGGACGCACGGTCCCGTCGAAGTCCGCCAAATCGTGGCCGCGATCTACGGGCAGCACTCGGCCGCCTTGCACGCCACGGTCAAAAGCCTGCTTGCGCGGCTGACAGACAAGGGCTATGTGACGTGCGACCGCAGCCGGTTCGCGCATCAATTCAGCGCAACCGTCACACGCGCTGAGTACGTCGGGCAGCAGCTCGAAAAGCTGGCGGCGAGCCATTTCAACGGGGCGCTGGCGCCCGTGCTACTGGCGCTCGTGGAGCATACGCGGTTGCGCCGTAAGGACCGCGAAGCGATCCGCAAGATCATCGATTCGATCCAGGATTAG
- a CDS encoding LptF/LptG family permease: protein MTVLQRYILGELLRVLALTGTSLTGFMLLIGVSAELLRQGLGPAHVVRIIPYVLPNALVFSLPGALLLSVTVLYGRMSAANEILVAKSFGIHPARLFVPTLVISFLLSLATVWLYDLAVSWGFRGVQQVVLMSTDQVVYGVLKTRKTFQAGGLSIVVRDVVDRTLVSPVLSFSGKGDEPGVTIRAESGELRAEGTVLRLKFRHATVEIASQARGHFQEIEREVPLNELVGKHEALSSPGHLALREIPDELERTREELALVHQKRAAATAFGLLSGNLGYRDTGIPLPGAEIKYIQERIDRLRTEGPRRWATGFSCLCFALVGATMAVWRKHAEIVNIFFSCYAPILVVYYPLFISALEMSKSGQMPPLVVWTGNLVLAVWGLLLLQRIVRY, encoded by the coding sequence CGTGAGTGCCGAGCTGTTGCGTCAGGGGTTGGGGCCAGCCCATGTCGTCAGGATTATTCCCTATGTGCTGCCCAACGCGCTGGTGTTTTCGCTGCCCGGCGCATTGCTGTTGAGCGTGACGGTGCTCTACGGGCGGATGTCGGCCGCGAACGAGATTCTCGTGGCCAAGTCGTTCGGCATTCACCCGGCACGGTTGTTTGTCCCGACGCTGGTCATTTCGTTCTTGCTCAGCCTGGCCACGGTCTGGCTGTACGACCTGGCCGTTTCGTGGGGCTTTCGCGGCGTGCAGCAGGTCGTACTGATGTCGACCGACCAGGTCGTGTACGGCGTGCTTAAGACCCGCAAGACGTTTCAGGCCGGAGGTCTGTCGATCGTCGTGCGCGACGTGGTCGACCGCACGCTCGTCAGTCCTGTGTTGTCGTTTTCCGGCAAGGGTGATGAGCCGGGCGTGACGATCCGCGCCGAGTCGGGCGAGTTGCGGGCCGAGGGTACGGTGCTGCGATTGAAATTCCGCCATGCCACGGTCGAGATCGCTTCGCAGGCCCGGGGCCATTTTCAAGAGATCGAGCGCGAGGTGCCGCTGAACGAACTGGTCGGCAAACACGAAGCGCTGTCGTCGCCCGGTCACCTCGCATTACGCGAGATTCCCGACGAGTTGGAGCGGACACGCGAAGAACTCGCGCTGGTCCATCAAAAACGTGCTGCGGCCACCGCCTTTGGCTTGCTGAGCGGCAATCTCGGCTACCGCGACACGGGCATCCCCTTGCCCGGCGCCGAGATCAAATACATTCAGGAGCGCATCGACCGGTTGCGGACCGAGGGCCCGCGGCGGTGGGCGACCGGCTTCAGTTGCCTGTGTTTTGCCCTGGTGGGGGCGACGATGGCCGTGTGGCGCAAGCACGCGGAGATCGTCAACATCTTCTTCTCCTGCTATGCGCCGATCCTGGTGGTCTACTATCCGCTGTTCATTTCGGCGCTCGAAATGTCCAAAAGCGGTCAGATGCCGCCGCTGGTGGTCTGGACCGGCAACCTCGTCTTGGCCGTCTGGGGGTTGCTGCTCTTGCAGCGCATCGTGCGGTACTAG
- a CDS encoding ankyrin repeat domain-containing protein: MSNNFGPLLEAIEADDRAAVKRLLKADGRLAVARVAKPKLYQQPILHWLYQNDTPLHLAAAGYRVEIARMLLDAGADPRAADNSRRGAPLHYAADGYPNGPAWDPTRQVAMLACLLEAGAELRAPDRNGATALHRAVRTRCADAVSLLLEAGADPLLPNRSGTTPFHLAVQNSGRGGSGAAEAVAQQRRIIETLLARGVSPEAKNAQGKSVRDSAKSPWICDLLAASSG, encoded by the coding sequence ATGAGCAACAACTTCGGACCGCTGCTCGAGGCGATCGAGGCCGATGACCGCGCGGCGGTCAAGCGGCTGCTCAAGGCCGATGGCCGTCTGGCCGTGGCGCGAGTCGCAAAGCCCAAGCTTTATCAGCAGCCCATCTTGCATTGGCTCTATCAGAACGACACGCCGCTGCATCTCGCGGCGGCCGGATATCGAGTCGAGATCGCGCGGATGCTGCTCGACGCCGGCGCCGATCCGCGAGCGGCCGACAACTCGCGACGCGGTGCGCCCTTGCACTACGCGGCCGACGGCTACCCGAACGGACCGGCCTGGGATCCAACGCGCCAGGTCGCGATGCTCGCGTGCCTGCTCGAGGCGGGCGCCGAGCTGCGGGCCCCGGACCGCAACGGTGCGACGGCGCTGCACCGGGCGGTCCGCACGCGCTGTGCCGACGCCGTAAGCCTGCTCCTCGAGGCCGGAGCCGATCCGCTGCTCCCAAATCGCAGCGGTACGACACCCTTTCACCTGGCCGTGCAGAACTCCGGGCGCGGTGGCAGTGGGGCGGCCGAGGCGGTCGCCCAGCAGCGCCGCATCATCGAGACGCTGCTCGCTCGCGGCGTCAGCCCCGAGGCGAAAAACGCTCAGGGCAAGTCGGTGCGCGACAGCGCCAAGAGTCCTTGGATCTGCGATTTGCTCGCGGCGAGCAGCGGTTAG
- a CDS encoding M56 family metallopeptidase, giving the protein MAGLLGALVTHLILSGLVAGCLAGTVQLLSRLRLLDRRPAVRQALWLIVLLKLVTPPVVPVPLLPAAFAPSGADRPAPPIGDVQRRAAKRPAADVPQMSWQDREPAQAVPWPAGLLLVSFAGTAVVLVFTWRQARRLQTILWRVEPAAARVTSLAVSLARHMRLARDPSVVLVEAAVSPLLWVRRDGPVVVLPRRLVDELSEDQLRCVLAHELAHYARRDHWINLFAFAIVALCWWQPVAWWARRELRAAQESCCDAIALAESRAKRRCYAQTLFHAWETSQQSPPLLPAFASGFGGRSTLERRILMVADTRLRPGLVWWSYPLLAAGLALLPCLPTAARESDLTELPAGVQAILDLEALGGQIGAVEVEQHKGRAVYAADLTLDALNYDVRVSAEGVLLGKVQDEDKDDDHAEGSDEQEGEDEEEEEEEEEVAVKLSDLPHAVRRTLKREAGNGEIEEIEKVTTRKRTVYEAEVEYETDAGELTYELTISSKGVLLSKILESEDDEDDDEGDANSDRDDKDEPGGKGEEDDDRA; this is encoded by the coding sequence ATGGCCGGACTGTTGGGCGCGCTCGTCACCCACCTGATCCTGTCAGGATTGGTCGCCGGCTGCCTGGCAGGCACCGTGCAGTTGTTGAGCCGCTTGCGGCTGCTCGACCGGCGGCCGGCCGTGCGCCAGGCGCTGTGGCTGATCGTGCTGCTCAAGCTGGTGACGCCGCCGGTGGTGCCGGTGCCGCTTTTGCCCGCCGCGTTCGCACCGTCGGGCGCTGACAGGCCTGCCCCGCCCATAGGCGATGTCCAGCGCAGGGCCGCGAAGCGCCCTGCGGCAGATGTGCCACAGATGTCCTGGCAAGATCGCGAACCGGCTCAGGCCGTCCCCTGGCCTGCGGGACTGCTCCTGGTGAGCTTTGCTGGGACGGCGGTCGTGCTCGTATTTACCTGGCGGCAGGCGCGCCGGCTGCAAACCATCCTGTGGCGCGTCGAGCCGGCCGCTGCGCGGGTGACGTCGTTGGCCGTGTCGTTGGCCCGGCACATGCGACTGGCGCGAGATCCCAGCGTCGTGTTGGTCGAAGCGGCCGTGTCTCCGTTGCTGTGGGTGCGGCGCGATGGCCCTGTAGTCGTGCTGCCGCGGCGGCTGGTCGACGAACTCTCGGAGGATCAACTGCGCTGTGTCTTGGCCCACGAGCTGGCGCATTACGCGCGCCGCGACCATTGGATCAATCTTTTTGCATTCGCCATCGTAGCCCTGTGCTGGTGGCAACCGGTTGCGTGGTGGGCGCGACGCGAGTTGCGCGCCGCGCAAGAGTCGTGCTGCGACGCCATCGCCCTGGCCGAATCACGGGCGAAGCGGCGGTGCTATGCCCAGACCCTGTTTCATGCTTGGGAAACTTCGCAACAGTCGCCGCCACTGCTGCCGGCGTTCGCCAGCGGGTTCGGCGGTCGCTCGACCTTGGAGAGGAGAATCCTCATGGTTGCCGACACGCGTCTTCGTCCTGGCCTGGTCTGGTGGAGCTATCCACTGCTGGCGGCCGGGCTGGCACTGCTGCCCTGCCTGCCGACCGCGGCACGAGAATCGGACCTCACCGAGCTTCCTGCGGGGGTGCAAGCCATCCTGGATCTCGAGGCTCTTGGAGGCCAAATCGGGGCTGTGGAAGTCGAGCAGCACAAAGGTCGGGCTGTCTACGCAGCGGACCTGACGCTTGATGCATTGAACTACGACGTCCGCGTCTCGGCCGAGGGTGTCTTGCTCGGCAAGGTGCAGGACGAGGACAAGGACGACGACCATGCCGAAGGAAGCGACGAGCAAGAAGGCGAGGACGAAGAGGAAGAGGAGGAGGAGGAGGAAGTCGCCGTCAAACTAAGCGACTTGCCCCATGCGGTGCGGCGCACGCTGAAGCGCGAGGCAGGCAATGGCGAGATCGAGGAGATCGAAAAGGTCACGACCAGGAAGCGGACCGTTTACGAGGCCGAGGTCGAATACGAGACGGATGCCGGCGAATTAACCTACGAGTTGACGATCTCAAGCAAGGGCGTGCTGCTCAGCAAAATCCTCGAGTCGGAAGACGACGAGGACGACGATGAAGGAGACGCTAACAGCGATCGAGACGACAAGGACGAACCCGGCGGTAAAGGCGAGGAGGACGACGATCGCGCTTGA
- a CDS encoding efflux RND transporter periplasmic adaptor subunit — MPNDHPSSEVPSAEDAVSLEDRQAGLHAPPELRGLKKIWWWFHFIVLVNLARLRFVAILALIGLVVTQWDLLMSYYDRWTRPDLTSAQTASDVEYFCPMHPSIIRDNAKEKCPICFMPLSKRKRGSNTAEPLPAGVVNRVQLSPYRVVLAGIQTFPVEYRPLVKEISAVGYIEFNERGQRTVSARAAGRIDTLFANETGKMVNAGDPLASLYSPDLVVTVENLLAAQRANNAQLLASARTRLDRLGIGADQVDEILSAGQANTHLKIESPISGHVITKYVREGQYVEEGTPLYDLADLSTVWIQAQIYEDDIAFLPAGYEHGGVPREGEALDVTATTRAFPNEQFHGKLAFIFPHVDQYTRTITVRFELDNPGHKLRPGSTATVVLKVKPEAVPVLADNLTAPEAVEMLHAGKVLAVPDGAVIDTGKQRIVYRQSSPGVYEGVEVTLGPPMSDEAGATFFPVLTGLEPGEAVVTSGSFLVDAETRLNPAAGSIYFGGSSGAQGAASTATVRPSTPEDPEAQIAAALAKLLPADRALAEAQRFCPILTDSRLGSMGPPIKLDVAGQPVFVCCKVCIKQALADPQATLKQVAAHRGRAADDNAPGAQP; from the coding sequence ATGCCGAACGATCACCCATCGTCCGAAGTCCCCTCCGCGGAGGACGCCGTCTCGCTCGAAGATCGGCAAGCCGGCCTGCACGCGCCGCCGGAGCTGCGCGGGCTGAAGAAGATTTGGTGGTGGTTCCATTTCATCGTGCTCGTGAACCTGGCGCGGCTGCGGTTCGTGGCCATTCTGGCGCTGATTGGGCTGGTGGTCACGCAGTGGGACCTGCTGATGTCCTACTACGACCGCTGGACGCGACCGGACCTGACGTCAGCGCAGACTGCCAGCGATGTCGAGTACTTCTGTCCGATGCACCCTTCGATCATTCGCGACAACGCCAAGGAAAAGTGCCCGATTTGCTTCATGCCGCTCTCCAAGCGCAAGCGCGGCTCGAACACGGCCGAACCTTTGCCGGCCGGCGTCGTGAATCGCGTGCAGCTCTCGCCGTACCGGGTCGTGCTGGCCGGGATCCAGACGTTTCCGGTCGAATATCGGCCGCTGGTCAAGGAAATCTCGGCCGTCGGGTACATCGAATTCAACGAGCGCGGACAGCGCACCGTCTCGGCCCGGGCCGCGGGACGCATCGACACGCTGTTTGCCAACGAGACGGGCAAGATGGTCAACGCCGGCGATCCCCTCGCCTCGCTTTACAGCCCCGACCTGGTGGTGACCGTCGAAAACCTGCTCGCGGCTCAGCGGGCGAACAACGCGCAATTGCTGGCCAGCGCGCGAACGCGCCTCGATCGCTTGGGCATCGGCGCCGATCAAGTCGATGAGATCTTGTCGGCCGGCCAGGCCAACACCCATCTCAAGATCGAATCGCCGATCAGCGGTCACGTGATCACCAAGTACGTCCGCGAAGGACAGTACGTCGAAGAAGGCACGCCGCTCTACGACCTGGCCGACCTGTCGACCGTCTGGATTCAGGCGCAGATCTACGAAGACGACATTGCCTTCTTGCCGGCCGGCTACGAGCACGGCGGCGTGCCGCGCGAGGGCGAGGCGCTCGACGTAACGGCCACGACCCGCGCTTTTCCCAACGAGCAGTTCCACGGCAAGCTCGCATTTATCTTCCCGCACGTCGACCAGTACACGCGCACGATCACGGTCCGCTTCGAGCTCGACAATCCCGGCCACAAGCTCCGTCCGGGAAGCACGGCCACGGTCGTGCTCAAGGTCAAGCCCGAGGCCGTTCCGGTCTTGGCCGACAACCTCACCGCACCGGAGGCCGTCGAGATGCTGCACGCAGGCAAGGTGTTGGCCGTTCCCGACGGCGCGGTGATCGATACGGGCAAGCAGCGGATCGTCTACCGGCAATCGTCGCCGGGCGTGTACGAAGGTGTCGAGGTCACGCTGGGTCCGCCCATGTCCGACGAAGCGGGGGCGACGTTCTTCCCGGTCTTGACGGGGCTCGAGCCGGGCGAGGCGGTCGTGACGAGCGGGTCGTTTCTGGTCGACGCCGAAACGCGCCTGAACCCCGCGGCCGGCTCGATCTACTTCGGCGGCTCGAGCGGCGCACAAGGCGCCGCATCGACGGCCACCGTGCGGCCTTCGACGCCCGAAGACCCCGAGGCGCAGATCGCGGCCGCCCTCGCCAAGCTTTTGCCGGCAGATCGCGCACTGGCCGAGGCGCAGCGATTCTGCCCGATCTTGACCGACAGCCGGCTCGGTTCGATGGGCCCGCCCATCAAGCTCGACGTGGCCGGTCAGCCGGTCTTCGTCTGTTGCAAGGTCTGTATCAAGCAAGCGCTGGCCGATCCCCAGGCCACGCTCAAACAAGTCGCGGCACATCGTGGCCGCGCTGCGGACGACAACGCTCCAGGGGCTCAGCCGTAA
- a CDS encoding PQQ-dependent sugar dehydrogenase, whose product MCSSSWVGRVGFAGCLVAVCAGSSRAAEAQVDTSPLPAVRVAPAFADVNWTGWDSGESSGQLTPLRPIVLTHAGDGTDRAFVATQQGVIHILPTSGSGPTEVFLDLTSQVSYDDKTNEEGLLGLVFHPKYADNGQFFVYFTNRRKPHQNVVARFHVDPNNPSRALPDSREPLLVLDKPFWNHDGGTLAFGPDGMLYIAVGDGGKANDPFENGQNLGTLLGKILRIDVDRQDEGRKYAIPADNPFVKRAKAKGEIWAYGLRNVWRHAFDRETGLLWAGDVGQDLWEEIDLIEKGGNYGWNRREATHPFGPNGAEARADMIEPLWEYSHDVGKSITGGLVYRGQGVPELRGAYLYADYVSLKLWALWYDPKTKKVTANRELTSPGVPVVSFGEDAAGEVYLLTISPTQGAIWRFMQQD is encoded by the coding sequence ATGTGTTCGTCGAGTTGGGTTGGCCGAGTTGGATTTGCTGGCTGTCTGGTTGCCGTCTGCGCCGGGAGTAGCCGCGCCGCCGAGGCGCAGGTCGACACCTCGCCGCTCCCCGCGGTGCGCGTCGCGCCGGCCTTTGCGGACGTCAACTGGACCGGTTGGGACTCGGGCGAATCGAGCGGGCAGTTGACGCCGCTACGGCCGATCGTGTTGACCCACGCCGGCGACGGCACCGATCGCGCGTTTGTCGCCACGCAGCAGGGCGTGATCCACATCCTGCCCACCTCGGGCAGTGGCCCGACCGAGGTGTTCCTCGATCTCACCAGCCAGGTGAGCTACGACGACAAGACCAACGAAGAGGGCCTCTTGGGCCTGGTCTTCCATCCGAAGTATGCCGACAACGGGCAATTCTTCGTCTACTTCACCAATCGGCGCAAGCCGCATCAGAACGTGGTCGCCCGGTTCCACGTCGATCCAAACAATCCGAGCCGCGCGCTGCCCGATAGCCGCGAACCCCTGCTGGTGCTCGACAAGCCGTTCTGGAATCACGACGGCGGTACGCTCGCCTTCGGGCCCGACGGCATGCTCTATATCGCCGTCGGCGACGGCGGCAAGGCGAACGACCCGTTCGAAAACGGTCAGAACCTCGGGACGCTGTTGGGCAAGATTCTGCGGATCGACGTCGACCGGCAGGACGAGGGTCGCAAGTATGCGATTCCGGCCGACAATCCGTTCGTCAAGCGCGCCAAGGCCAAGGGCGAGATCTGGGCCTACGGCCTGCGCAACGTCTGGCGCCACGCGTTCGATCGCGAGACCGGCTTGCTCTGGGCCGGCGACGTCGGCCAGGACCTGTGGGAAGAAATCGACCTGATCGAAAAGGGTGGCAACTACGGCTGGAATCGCCGCGAGGCGACCCATCCCTTCGGCCCCAACGGCGCCGAGGCCCGTGCGGACATGATCGAGCCGCTCTGGGAATACTCGCACGACGTCGGCAAGTCGATTACCGGCGGACTGGTCTATCGCGGACAAGGCGTGCCCGAGCTGCGCGGCGCATATCTCTATGCCGATTACGTCTCGCTGAAGCTTTGGGCCTTGTGGTACGACCCGAAGACGAAAAAGGTCACGGCCAATCGCGAGCTGACCTCGCCCGGGGTGCCGGTCGTGAGCTTTGGCGAAGACGCCGCCGGCGAGGTCTACCTGCTGACGATCTCGCCGACGCAAGGCGCGATCTGGCGCTTTATGCAGCAGGATTAA
- a CDS encoding PhoPQ-activated pathogenicity-related family protein produces MRRWLCLLAVLLCVGTVDRAWAQRAAGEETPIDRYVAKPDASYQWKVVHRAEGPETTTYVIEMVSQTWRTPEEVNRTEWKHWVNLVKPKQLRATKGMLFITGGSNDSPMPEDADEMIRKIAAATGSVVTEIKMVPNQPLVFANDGRKRFEDDFIGYTWDKYLATGDETWPARLPMVKSAVRALDTIEAFLASEEGGQMKLDGFLIAGASKRGWTTWMTAAVDKRVVAIAPIVIDVLNVRESMMHHHDAYGFWAPAINDYVRHKITERMNSPENDRLMAIEDPYRFRHRFTMPKYLINAAGDEFFLPDSSRFYWDDLVGEKHIRYVPNVGHSLKGSDAREGLAAFYDLILRNQPRPEYTWSFESDGAIRVTTKTPPREVHLWQATNPKSRDFRIDVLGKAYKSAPLAPESEGVYVAHVKEPPHGFTAYFVELVFDTGSVGPLKVTSGVRIVPDVLPHKDSPLAQEPAADE; encoded by the coding sequence ATGCGTCGCTGGTTGTGCTTGCTCGCTGTGTTGCTGTGCGTCGGTACGGTCGATCGTGCCTGGGCCCAACGGGCCGCCGGCGAAGAAACGCCCATCGATCGCTACGTGGCCAAGCCCGACGCGAGCTATCAATGGAAAGTCGTCCACCGCGCCGAGGGGCCCGAAACGACGACCTACGTCATCGAAATGGTGTCGCAAACCTGGCGCACGCCGGAGGAAGTCAATCGCACCGAGTGGAAACATTGGGTGAACCTGGTCAAGCCGAAGCAACTGCGGGCGACCAAGGGCATGTTGTTCATCACCGGCGGCAGCAACGACAGCCCGATGCCGGAAGACGCCGACGAGATGATCCGCAAGATCGCCGCGGCAACCGGCAGCGTGGTGACCGAGATCAAGATGGTGCCCAACCAGCCGCTGGTGTTCGCCAACGACGGCCGCAAGCGGTTCGAAGACGACTTCATCGGCTACACCTGGGACAAGTACCTGGCGACCGGCGACGAGACCTGGCCGGCACGGCTGCCGATGGTGAAGTCGGCCGTCAGGGCCCTCGACACGATCGAGGCGTTTCTGGCCTCGGAGGAAGGCGGCCAGATGAAGCTCGACGGCTTTCTCATCGCCGGAGCCTCGAAGCGCGGCTGGACCACGTGGATGACGGCCGCGGTCGACAAGCGCGTCGTGGCCATCGCGCCGATCGTGATCGACGTGCTCAACGTCCGCGAGTCGATGATGCACCATCACGACGCCTACGGCTTTTGGGCCCCGGCCATCAACGACTACGTGCGGCACAAGATCACCGAGCGGATGAACTCGCCCGAAAACGACCGGCTGATGGCGATCGAAGACCCCTATCGCTTCCGGCACCGTTTTACGATGCCGAAATACCTGATCAACGCGGCCGGCGACGAATTCTTCCTGCCCGACTCGTCGCGGTTCTACTGGGACGACCTGGTCGGCGAGAAACACATTCGCTACGTGCCGAACGTGGGCCATTCGCTCAAGGGCTCCGACGCGCGCGAAGGCCTGGCGGCGTTCTACGACCTGATCCTGCGCAACCAGCCCCGGCCGGAATATACGTGGTCGTTCGAGTCGGACGGTGCGATCCGCGTGACCACCAAGACGCCGCCGCGCGAGGTGCACCTCTGGCAGGCCACGAACCCGAAGTCCCGCGACTTTCGCATCGACGTGCTGGGCAAGGCGTATAAGAGCGCGCCCCTCGCGCCGGAAAGCGAAGGCGTGTACGTCGCGCACGTCAAAGAGCCGCCGCACGGCTTCACCGCTTACTTCGTCGAGCTGGTGTTCGACACGGGCAGCGTGGGCCCGCTGAAGGTGACCAGCGGCGTGCGCATCGTGCCCGACGTGTTGCCGCACAAGGACTCGCCGCTGGCGCAAGAGCCGGCGGCGGATGAGTGA
- a CDS encoding TolC family protein, producing the protein MPVARVSYLQAPTSPAAPQELPPAEEVQPAGQLSLDMLVSEVQARNPTVAAMAAAWQAAAARYPQVVALDDPMFVAMAAPESFHSIDVEPAYAFEARQKLPWFGKRGWRGQQAQAEAGAAYNELADSRVRLTEMTQLAYYDYYLVDRQLELNRQNATIIAQFRDTAQAKYEAKQVTAQDVLQADVEAGDIERRRLELEQAHRIAVARINVLLRQPALAPLPLPPRALALPRVELDLDALHGVALAQRPDLAAIGARIQAEQAAVVLACKQHYPDVELFGRYDTFWQPSATQSELRTQAGLNMNVPLYHSRIHGAVREAMARVGQRRAEYDQKVLDIQYEVTVAVEQVRQNRATLALYADKLIPASEQNVAAVRANYDANTASFLDLATAQRQLIQLREQREEALVALQRSVAELGRVLGGSYPVPDSSRIDPPVRPSENPAPANPLPPPEAHGAHAIPFARKSPA; encoded by the coding sequence GTGCCCGTCGCGCGCGTGTCGTATCTCCAAGCGCCAACCTCGCCGGCCGCGCCGCAGGAACTGCCGCCTGCCGAAGAGGTCCAACCCGCCGGGCAGTTGTCGCTCGACATGTTGGTCAGCGAGGTTCAGGCCCGTAACCCAACCGTCGCCGCAATGGCCGCGGCGTGGCAAGCGGCCGCCGCGCGATACCCACAGGTCGTCGCCTTGGACGACCCGATGTTCGTGGCGATGGCTGCCCCCGAGTCGTTCCACTCGATCGACGTGGAGCCGGCCTACGCCTTTGAAGCGCGTCAAAAGCTCCCCTGGTTCGGCAAGCGCGGTTGGCGCGGGCAGCAGGCCCAGGCCGAAGCCGGCGCGGCGTACAACGAGTTGGCCGACAGCAGGGTCCGGCTCACCGAGATGACGCAGCTCGCCTACTACGACTATTACCTGGTCGACCGCCAACTCGAACTGAACCGCCAGAACGCGACGATCATCGCCCAGTTTCGCGACACGGCGCAGGCCAAATACGAAGCCAAACAGGTCACCGCGCAAGACGTCTTGCAGGCCGACGTCGAGGCGGGCGACATCGAGCGGCGCCGATTGGAACTGGAACAAGCGCACCGCATCGCCGTGGCCCGGATCAACGTGCTGCTCAGACAGCCGGCGCTGGCTCCGCTGCCGCTGCCGCCCCGGGCACTTGCGCTACCCCGAGTCGAGCTGGACCTCGATGCCCTGCACGGCGTCGCGCTTGCGCAGCGGCCGGACCTGGCCGCGATCGGAGCACGGATTCAGGCCGAGCAGGCCGCCGTCGTCTTGGCTTGCAAGCAGCACTATCCGGACGTCGAGCTCTTTGGCCGCTACGACACCTTCTGGCAGCCCTCAGCGACGCAAAGCGAGCTCCGTACGCAAGCCGGGCTGAACATGAACGTCCCGCTCTACCACAGCCGGATTCACGGTGCCGTCCGCGAGGCGATGGCCCGCGTCGGTCAACGTCGCGCCGAATACGACCAGAAGGTCCTCGACATCCAGTACGAAGTGACCGTGGCCGTCGAGCAGGTGCGGCAGAACCGGGCCACACTTGCGTTGTACGCCGACAAGCTCATCCCAGCGTCCGAACAGAATGTCGCCGCAGTCCGGGCAAACTACGACGCCAACACGGCCAGCTTTCTCGACCTGGCCACGGCCCAGCGACAGCTCATCCAGCTCCGCGAGCAGCGCGAAGAAGCGCTCGTGGCATTGCAGCGCAGCGTGGCGGAATTGGGCCGCGTTCTGGGAGGTTCGTATCCCGTGCCCGATTCGAGCCGGATCGATCCGCCAGTGCGTCCGTCTGAAAATCCGGCACCCGCGAATCCGTTGCCGCCGCCCGAGGCGCACGGAGCGCACGCGATTCCCTTTGCGAGAAAATCGCCAGCCTGA
- a CDS encoding copper-binding protein, which produces MNHVRTALVLGAALLLAGCSRAPVDQARQYEIRGKITALDAAGPTVTIDHEDIPGLMQAMEMEFKASGSGVLAGLQVGDAVQGHLEARDGEQVIVDLQKR; this is translated from the coding sequence ATGAACCACGTCAGGACCGCTTTGGTGTTGGGGGCCGCGCTCCTGCTCGCCGGTTGCAGCCGTGCACCGGTCGATCAGGCCCGGCAGTATGAGATTCGCGGGAAAATCACGGCGCTCGACGCCGCGGGACCCACGGTGACGATCGACCACGAAGACATTCCCGGGCTGATGCAGGCGATGGAGATGGAATTCAAAGCCAGCGGTTCCGGTGTCCTCGCGGGGCTCCAAGTCGGCGATGCGGTGCAAGGGCATCTCGAGGCCCGCGACGGCGAACAAGTGATTGTCGATCTGCAGAAACGCTAG